GCGCAAGGGCTCGGCGTTCGTGCGCACCGCGGTCTTCTTCCCGATGGTGCTGCCGACGGTGGCGGTGTCGCTGCTGTTCAAGAGCCTCATCGCCGTCGGGGAGAACCAGGGCCCGGTCAACGATGCGATCAACGCCTTCGGCGGCGAGAGCGTGGAGTTCCTCGCCTCGACCTCCGGCACCATGACGATCGCGATCGTGATGACGCTGTGGAGTTCGATGGGCTTCTACGCGGTGCTGCTGTACACCGGTCTGCTCGACATCCCCGAGGAGGTGGTGGAGTCCGCGCGGATGGACGGCGCCACCGGCCCGCGACTCGTGGGCTACATCATCATCCCGCTGTCGCTGCCGATCCTGCTCTCCTCGATCATCTTCAGCCTCAACGCCACCCTCAAGGTGTTCGACAGCCTGCTCGCCCTGAACAACGGCGGGCCGGGCACCACGACGGCGCCGCTGACCCTGTACATGTACCGGACCGCCTTCGAGTACGCCGAGTACGGCTACGGCAGCACCATCGCCCTAGCCCTGACGCTGCTGTGCCTGGTGTTCACGCTCGTCGTGTTCCGGCCCTCGAGCAAGCGCGTGGAGGACTGAGATGACCACCGCACCTGTTGCCGCCCCGTCCCGGCTCTCCGGCCCCCGGCCCCGGCCGAAGCCGATGCACCGCCGCGCTCGCCTGATGGCGCGCCGCTTGCCCGTCTGGCTCCTGGTCGCCGTCCTGCTGCTGGTGATGCTCTACCCGCAGTTCTGGATGATCATGGGGTCGTTCAAGACCCAGACGGAGTTCTTCGCGAACCCCACCTGGGCACTGCCCGAGCAGTTCAACCTCGACAACTACATCGATGCCTTCACCCGCGGCAACGTCGGCATCAACTACCGCAACTCGATCCTGGTAACGCTGCCCTCGGTGGCCCTGATCGTGCTGGCGGGGCTCTCCGCCGGGTACGCCCTGGAGATCATGATCTTCAAGGGCCGCCGCCAGATCCTGCTGTTCGTGATGGGCGGGATCATGGTGCCCGGGCAGATGATCCTGGTGCCGCTGTTCACCGTGTACTTCCAGCTCGGCATCACCGACAGCCTGCTGCCGATGATCCTGACCTACACCGCGATGGGCATCCCGCTGACGACGTTCCTGATGGCGGCCTACTTCCGGGCCATCCCGAGGGAGATCTTCGAGGCGGCCACGGTGGACGGTTGCGGGCCGTTGCGTTCGTTCTTCGTGATCGCGATCCCGTTGATGAAGAACTCGATGCTGACGATCGGCCTCATCCAGTTCTTCAGCGTCTTCAACGATCTCCTCATCGCGCTGACGTTCACCACCCGGCCTGATCTGGCGACCATCCAGGTCGGTCTGCTGAGCCTGTCCGACCAGTACGGCTCCACCCAGTACGGGGCGCTGTTCGCCGCCATCAGCATCAACATCATCGTGCTGCTGATCGTGTTCGTCTTCCTCAACAAGAAGATCATGGCCGGTCTGGCGGCCGGATCGGTGAAGGGCTGAGACCCTCATGCCTTCGCTGCCCGACGGCGTCCGTCACCTCGCGCCGCAGCACCGGCATCCGGAGCTGCTCGTGGGGCCGACGTTCGAGGCCGGCGACTGGCGCAGCCTCGGTGTGGACTGCCCGTTCGTCTTCCGCGCCGGCGGGCGGCTGGGGATGACCGTGGTCGGGTGGGACGGGCGCGGCTACCAGTCGGGGCTCGCCTGGTCCGACGGCGAACGCTGGACCGAGCCGGACCTGATCTTCGGCCGGGTGCCGGGATCGGCGCACCGCCGCCACAACGCGGCCATCACCTCGCTGGCGCGGGACACCGAACTGCTCGGCCAGGGCGCGTTGGTCCGGATCGACGGTTGGTACTACGGGACCTATCACGCCTACCCGGACGCCGGCTATGAGGCGGGCTCGGCGGTGATCGGGTTCGTGCGCTCGCGCGACCTGGTCACCTGGGAGGAGACCGGCGGGTTGCTGCGCCCCGAGGACGGGGCGGCGTGGGAGCGGGGCGGGCTGTACAAGTCGTGGCTGATGCGTCACGAGGGTCGCTGGTGGCTGTTCTACAACGCCAAGGACAAGGCCGAGGGCGCCTGGGTCGAGCAGACCGGCGCCGCGATCTCCGATGATCTGGTCACCTGGGAGCGGGTCAGCTCGGAGCCGTTGCTGCCGGTCGGCCCGCCGGGGTCCTTCGACGAGCGCTTCGCCTCCGACCCGTGCGTGCTGCAGGCCCCGGACGGCACCTGGGTGATGTTCTACTTCGGCCTCGCGCCGCGCCGCGGTGCAGTCGACCTGGTGGCCACCTCCCCCGATCTGCTGACCTGGACGCGCGACCCGGAGCCGCTGCTGAAGCCGGGGCCGGCGGGATCGGTGGATGACCTCCACGCCCACAAGCCCTCGGTGATCCGCGACGGCGACCGGTTGTTGCACTTCTACTGCGCCGTGCGCCGGCTGAACGAGCCGGTCACTGTCGGTGAGCACGCCACCGGTGAGCATCGCGGTATCGGCCTGGCGTGGTCGGAGGTGCCGCGATGAGCATCGATCGGGAGGCCGTGGTGCGCCGTCACCACGTCCGCTACGCGGGCCCGTGCCCGGAGGCCCCGGTCTCGGTGGGTAACGGCGAGTTCGCCGTCACGGTCGACCACACCGGCCTGCAGACCTTCGCCGACCGGTACGAACGCAACGCCGCCCGCGCCCGCAAGGAAGCGGCCACTCCACTGGGCCTGCAGGCGCAGTGGGGCTACCACTGGTCGCCCAACCCCCGCGGGTACACCCTGGCCGACACGATGGAGACCTTCGAGAGCCCGCGCGGGCCCGTGCAGTACCCGACGGCGTACGACTTCCGCGAGTCGCGCGAGGAGTCCGAGGCCGCCGGGCGCGGGGCCGGGTATCACTTCTGGACCAACCCCCAGCGGCTGCACCTGGCGCAGATCGGGCTGCAGCTGGACGGGCAGCTGCCGGAGTGGGAGGAGGTCCAGGGGATCGGCCAGGAGCTGGATCTGTGGACCGGGATCGTCGCCAGCCGGTTCCGGATGGACGGGCACGAGGTACGCGTCCGGACGGCGGTCGACCCCGAACGGGACTGCCTCGCCTTCGAGGTGGATGCCGCTCCCGAGCTGGGCGGGCGTCTGTCGGTGCGCGTCGCCTTCCCCTACGTGGAGGAGAGCTTCGAGGCGCCGCCGGTGTGGGACCGCCCCGAGGCGCACCGCACCGAGTACACCCGCGACGGCGTAGCGCACCGCTGGCAGCGCACCGTGGACGAGGCGCGCTATCAGGTCCGTGCCGCGGGCACGTTCTCGGTGAGCGGTGACCAGCACGAGTGGGTGCTGACGCCGAGCGAGGCGGTGCTGCGCGGCGCGGTGGAATTCGCTCCGGAGCTGCCCGCCGACCCGATCTCCTCCCCCGGTGAGGTGCTGGCACGCTCGGCCGCCGGCTGGGAGGACTTCTGGCTCCGCGGCGCGGCCGTGGACCTGTCGGTCAGCACGGCCGAGGGTGCGCACGAGCTGGAGCGGCGGATCGTGCTCTCGCAGTACCAGACGCGGGTGCACTGTTCGGGCTCCACGCCACCGCAGGAGACGGGCCTGGTGTGCAACAGCTGGGGCGGCACCTTCCACCTGGAGATGCACTGGTGGCACGCCGCCCACTTCCCGGCCTGGGGCCGGCCCGAGCTGCTGGAGCGCAGCCTGGCCTGGTACGAGTCGATCCTGCCGGTGGCGCAGGCGGGCGCGGCGGCGCAGGGGTACGCAGGCGCGCGCTGGCCCAAGCACGTCGGACCGGAGGGGATCGAGAGCCCGAACGAGATCGGGCCGCTGCTGATCTGGCAGCAACCGCACGTGATCAGCTACGCGGAACTGTTGCGCAGCGGCGCCGCGGACGGGGCGCCCGTGCGGCAGCGGTACCGGCGGCTGGTGGACGAGACGGCGGAGTTCCTCGCCTCGTTCGCCCTCGCCGGTGAGCGCGGGACGTTTCACCTGCCACCGCCGCTGATGCCCGCGCAGGAGGTCTACGGCGCCGAGAACACCTGGGACCCGCTGTTCGAGGTCGCTTACGTGCGCTGGGCGCTGCTGACGGCGCTGGCCTGGCGCCGCGCGGACGGGCGGGAGGAACCGGAGCTGTGGGCGCGGGTGGCCGACGGGCTGCGCCCGGTGGTCAGCGACGATGGTCACTACGACGCCGTCCAGCGTCCGCCCCGCACCGTCTACACCGACCACCCGGCGATGCTCGGGGCCCTGGGGGTGGTGCCCGACACCGGCGCGATCGACCACGAGGCGATGCTGCGCACCCTGGAGCGGGCGTGCGAGCAGTGGAACTGGCGCAGTGCCTGGGGCTGGGATTTCCCGATGATCGCCATGTGCGCCACCCGGTTGGGCCGGGCGGACGTCGCGCTGGCCGCGCTGCTGCGCACCGAGGACAAGAACACCCACCTGCCCAACGGGCACAACCGCCAGGTGCCGCACCGGATGCCGTTGTACCTGCCCGGCAACGGCGGGCTGCTGATGGCCACGGCCCTGCTGTTCGGGGGCTGGGTGGACCCCGACGGCGTCCATCGCCGGGTCGAGCTGCCGTCAGGCTGGTCGGTGGTCGCCGAGGGGTTCCCGCCGCGGCCGTGACACGGAGCCAAGCCTGGCTGGCCGGGAGTTCGGGGCTCCACTCCTCTCGATCTCAGCCCACCAAAACGTGGCTTCCACGACGTGACAGCCGGTATGGGAGTCCGTTTGGCGGAGTCCGGTCCCCGGTCAGCCGCTGCTCGTCGCCTCAGTGAAGCGTCCCATCGGCGGCTGAGACGCCGCTACCGAGCCGAGAAAGCCCAGAGAGCCGGAGATCGAGTCGGCCGTCTCGATGACCTTCCCGGCCAGCTCGGCTTCGCGCTCGGCAAGGTTGATCGCCGTCAGCGGACCCGAGATGGAGACGGCCGCGACGATCTGCTGGGACCGATCGCGGATCGGCGCGGCGATGCAGGAGCGCCCGAACGCTAGTTCTTCGTGCTCGGTTGCGTAACCCCGACCCCGAATCGTGCGTAGCTCCTCGGTCAGTGCGTCGAGCGTGGTGATCGTCCTTGGCGTGCAGGCGGCGTAGCTGGTGCCGAGAAGGGCCCTGACGTCGTCCTCGTCCTGGTCGCTGAGCAGGCACTTGCCGAGGCCGGTGGCGTGCAGGTACCCGGTGCGGCCGGCCATGTCGTAGTTCTTCGGGGCCGCAGCTCCCTCGAAGTGACACACGTAGAACAGTTCCGCCCCCTCCTGGAGCGCGACGTTCACCCCCAGGCCCGTCTGTGCCGCCACGTTCTGCGCGACCTGCCGGGCGGCGGTGTAGATCGGTGAGCTGTTCAGTGCCAGCGCACCCAGCGCGACGGCTCGGTGCCCCACGCGGTATAACCCGGAGCGAGCATCGCGCTCCAGGAAACCCAGGGCATCGAGGGCGCCGACAAGGCGCGAGACGGTCGACTGACCCAGGCCCGAGAACGCGACGAGCTCGGAGATCCGGTGCTCGGGCGCCTGGTCGGTGAACGCCTCCAGCAGCAGCAGCGCACGCTCGACGCTCTGCGTCCCCATGGACTCCTTGGACGACTCTCGCGGCATCTCTTTCCCCTTCATCACGTGGTCGAAGTATACGGGCCTCACCCATCTACCGGACATCATCGCCGATCCGTGGGTACGTCATCCAATCGATTCCCATCATATGCATACAATGTGCGCGTAGTGGGTTATAGTCGCTCACGGGTGGATCACCCATAGCGGCCCCGTTCGGGGTGAGCTGGTACTGACAAGGGAGTGAGTGATGGGTTCCAGGTTGACGAAGCAGCGGGTGGCAGCGGCAGGTTTGGCTCTAGGGTTGCTCGCCCTCACCGCATGCTCCGGGTCGTCGACGGGGGGTGGATCCTCGACCGGCGAGTCCGACGAGGTGACGATCACCGTGGGCAACCAGCCCGACGACAACCAGCCCGAACAGCTCGAGCTCTTCAACGCACAGCTCGAGGCGTTCCGGGAGTTGCACCCGAACATCACGATCGAGGCCGAGATCACCAAGTTTGATCCGCAGACGTTCAACGCCCAGCTCAGCGGAGGCACCTTGCCGACGACGATGACAGTGCCCTTCACGCACGTAGGGTCACTCATCGAGCAGGGTGCCGCACTCGACCTCACGGACCACATCGACGACGACGAGATATTCAGTTCCCTCAACCCGGCCCTGAACACGATCTCGCAGGACACCGAGGGCAGTCGCTACGGCATCACGGTCCAGGCCTACACCTTCGGCCTGATCTACAACCGGGACCTCTATGAGCAGGTTGGGCTCGACCCGGACTCTCCCCCGACCACCTGGGACGGGGTTCGCGAGAACGCCCGACTGATCTCTGACGAGCTCGGCGCGACCGGCTTCACCATCGCGACCACGGGCAACACCGGTGGGTGGACGCTGACCGCGATGTCCTACTCCAACGGAGACACGATCCAAGAGCTCGACGGTGACCAGGCCACCGCCACCATCGCCAGCCCGGGAGTGGAGACCAGCCTGCAGTTCCTGCGCGATCTGCGGTGGGAGGACGAGTCCTTCGGCTCGAATGTGCTCCTAGAGACGGCGGACCTGAACACCGCCTTCGCGGCCGGCGACATCGGGCAGTACGCGGGCGGTGCCGATGTCTACCGGAACCTGGTGACGACGTTCGAGGCCGACCCCGAGAGCATCGGCATCGGCCCGTTGCCGCAGAGTCCGGACGGACTGGGCACACTCGGCGGCGGATCGGTGAGCATCGTCAACCCGACCGCGACCGAGGCGGAGGCCGCGGCCGCTCTGGAGTGGGTCAAGTACTCCTACCTGCAGAAGTACAGCGACGAGGACGCCGCGGTTGCCGACGCCGAGGCAGCCATCGCCTCCGGTGTCCCCGTCGGGCTTCCCCAGGTGCCGCTCTTCGACGAGGCCGGCAACGAGCAGTACCTGTCCTGGATCGAGGACAGCATCAACGTCAACCGGGACAACTACACGGTCTATCTCGACAGCATCAGTGCCCTCCCGGTGGTGGCTGAGCCCGCCGTGGCCGCCGGGTCGACCTATGGACTCCTGTCGACCGTCGTGCAGGATGTGCTGACCGACCCCGACGTCCAGGCAGCGGAGGCGCTGGCGGCAGCCGAGTCGGAAGGACAGGCATTGATCGACGCCGAGTCCTGATCACTCGACTGCCCCGTCCACCGCCACCAGAACCCGGTGGGCTGGGTACGTCGACCCGACGTACCCAACCCACCGATCCGGAGTCGCCGTATGTCCAGCCTGACACGCACGCCTGGTCGCACCAGAGGGCCGATCGCGCGCGTCACCTCATGGTGGCGCAATGGCGGTCCGGCGGCTCTGCTGTTCCTGCTCCCGCTGCTGATCTGTTTCGGCTACTTCGCATGGTGGCCCATCATCCAGGGGCTCCTGCTCTCGTTCCAGGACACCAACTTGGTGCTGGAGTCGACCTGGGTGGGTCTGGTGAACGTCGAGCGCGTCCTGGCCGATCCTCGCCTGGGTACCGCTGTGGAGAACACGACCCGGTTCGCGTTGCTGTCGATCCTCATCGGCTTCCCGCTACCCGTCCTGCTCGCGGTAGCGATCAGCGAGCTGCGCCGAGCCAGAGCCCTGGCCGGCATCCTGGCCTACACGCCGGTCATCATCCCACCGGTCGTCAGCGTGCTGCTCTGGAAGATCTTCTACGACCCGTCCTCGACCGGCCTGTTCAACGATGTGTTGTCCCGCGTGGGGTTGGGCCCGGTCGAATGGCTCCAGACCACCACCACCGTGATCCCCGCCATCGTCGTCCAGGCAACCTGGTCCAGCATCGGCACCGCGACGATCATCTATCTCGCCGCCCTCACCAGCGTCCGTGCTGATCTCTACGAGGCCGCTGAGCTCGATGGCGCGCGCATTTTTCGGCGCTTCTGGCACATCACCCTGCCACAACTGCGCCCCGTCATGCTGTTGCTGCTTCTCCTTCAACTCATCGGGGTCTTCCAGATCTTCACCGAGCCCTTCGTCATGACGGGGGGCGGACCGGCGAATGCGTCGCTGACCGTGCTCATGCTCATCTTCAACTACGCGTTCATCGACGGCGACTACGGCAAGGCTGCAGCGCTCAGCCTCATGCTCGCGGTTGTGCTCTCCGCCTTGTCAGCCGTCTACCTCGCCGCCACTCGCCGATGGAGCCAACACTCATGAGCCTGCTCACGCGCGCCAACCGGGTCATGCCCCGCCGATCCCTGCGGCACAAGGGCCACGAGGCGGAGCGCAGCATCATCTCGCCCCTGGATCGCCGCCGCCCCGCGACGCGGGCGGGCCTCGGCGTCATGTCGACGCTGCTTCTCAGCTCGCTGCTGCTGGTCGCGGGCGGGCCGCTGCTCTGGTTGGCGAAGAGTGCATTCTCGACCACCCAGGACATCATCGCCGATCCCTTCACATGGTGGCCCAGCGGCATCCAGTGGACCAATCTCGCCGACGCCTGGTCGCGCGCAAACTTCGACACGTACTTCCTCAACACGGTGTGGATCGCCGTCGGGAGCTGGGCGTTCAGTCTGATCGTGGCGGTCTGCGGTGGGTACAGCCTGTCGGTGCTCCGACCGAGCTATGGCAAGTACGTCAACGTAGGTGTGCTCGCCACCTTGTTCATCCCCGGCGTCATCTCCTTGGTCCCGCTCTACATCACCGTGCTGGACCTTCCGCTAGTGCACATCAACCTGCTGAACACCTATTGGGCCGTGTGGTTGCCTGCGGCCGCCAGCGCGTTCAACGTGCTGCTGGTGACGCGATTCTTCGACGGCCTGCCCAGAGACATCTTCGACGCGGCCAAGATCGACGGTGCGGGGGCGTTCGGCGTGTTCTGGCTCATCGTGATCCCGCTGTCCCAACCGATCATCGCCACCGTGTCGCTGCTGTCGATCATGGCGGCGTGGAAGGAGTTCCTGTGGCCCTTCCTGGTACTCCCCTCACGGGATCTCCAACCGCTGTCCGTGGGCCTGTACCGGGCGGTCGAGGTTTTCCCGCTCAACCTCCAGATCGCCGGGATGTTCATCTCGGTGATCGTGCCGTTGATCGTGTTCATGCTGTTCCAACGTCAGTTCCTCAAGGGTGTCGGCCAGAGCGGTGCCCTCAAGGGCTAGGTGCACGCAACATCGCTGCCGTTGCTCACTGGCAGTGCCCTGCGAGGATCGCGCGAGCCACTCGCGTAGGGCAAACGCGTGGAGCCGGGGCTGTCCGATACTGGGCGCGTGTCATCGGCACTGAGCGCGATGCTCTGCAGGTAGAACGCAGCCGGTGGTCCGCCACCAGCCGGAAGAAGGGCGAGCCCCACGGGTCGAGCGTGACCACATCGCAGAGGAACAGGTCCGCGCACTCGCTTGCATGGCGTGCCGTGACCCAGGACGACGTCGCCCATCACAGAGCCCGTGGGCTCCAGAACACG
Above is a window of Ruania suaedae DNA encoding:
- a CDS encoding carbohydrate ABC transporter permease; translated protein: MSRVFGDRKTILILLLPTLTIYVMLKVIPVAWSLGLSFFQGNTLRGFEFVGIENFQTFLSDDAALNSVWVSVFFAVVVTAAQVTFGYLLALLYVFVLRKGSAFVRTAVFFPMVLPTVAVSLLFKSLIAVGENQGPVNDAINAFGGESVEFLASTSGTMTIAIVMTLWSSMGFYAVLLYTGLLDIPEEVVESARMDGATGPRLVGYIIIPLSLPILLSSIIFSLNATLKVFDSLLALNNGGPGTTTAPLTLYMYRTAFEYAEYGYGSTIALALTLLCLVFTLVVFRPSSKRVED
- a CDS encoding carbohydrate ABC transporter permease, translated to MTTAPVAAPSRLSGPRPRPKPMHRRARLMARRLPVWLLVAVLLLVMLYPQFWMIMGSFKTQTEFFANPTWALPEQFNLDNYIDAFTRGNVGINYRNSILVTLPSVALIVLAGLSAGYALEIMIFKGRRQILLFVMGGIMVPGQMILVPLFTVYFQLGITDSLLPMILTYTAMGIPLTTFLMAAYFRAIPREIFEAATVDGCGPLRSFFVIAIPLMKNSMLTIGLIQFFSVFNDLLIALTFTTRPDLATIQVGLLSLSDQYGSTQYGALFAAISINIIVLLIVFVFLNKKIMAGLAAGSVKG
- a CDS encoding IclR family transcriptional regulator gives rise to the protein MGTQSVERALLLLEAFTDQAPEHRISELVAFSGLGQSTVSRLVGALDALGFLERDARSGLYRVGHRAVALGALALNSSPIYTAARQVAQNVAAQTGLGVNVALQEGAELFYVCHFEGAAAPKNYDMAGRTGYLHATGLGKCLLSDQDEDDVRALLGTSYAACTPRTITTLDALTEELRTIRGRGYATEHEELAFGRSCIAAPIRDRSQQIVAAVSISGPLTAINLAEREAELAGKVIETADSISGSLGFLGSVAASQPPMGRFTEATSSG
- a CDS encoding ABC transporter substrate-binding protein, which encodes MGSRLTKQRVAAAGLALGLLALTACSGSSTGGGSSTGESDEVTITVGNQPDDNQPEQLELFNAQLEAFRELHPNITIEAEITKFDPQTFNAQLSGGTLPTTMTVPFTHVGSLIEQGAALDLTDHIDDDEIFSSLNPALNTISQDTEGSRYGITVQAYTFGLIYNRDLYEQVGLDPDSPPTTWDGVRENARLISDELGATGFTIATTGNTGGWTLTAMSYSNGDTIQELDGDQATATIASPGVETSLQFLRDLRWEDESFGSNVLLETADLNTAFAAGDIGQYAGGADVYRNLVTTFEADPESIGIGPLPQSPDGLGTLGGGSVSIVNPTATEAEAAAALEWVKYSYLQKYSDEDAAVADAEAAIASGVPVGLPQVPLFDEAGNEQYLSWIEDSINVNRDNYTVYLDSISALPVVAEPAVAAGSTYGLLSTVVQDVLTDPDVQAAEALAAAESEGQALIDAES
- a CDS encoding carbohydrate ABC transporter permease; this translates as MGWVRRPDVPNPPIRSRRMSSLTRTPGRTRGPIARVTSWWRNGGPAALLFLLPLLICFGYFAWWPIIQGLLLSFQDTNLVLESTWVGLVNVERVLADPRLGTAVENTTRFALLSILIGFPLPVLLAVAISELRRARALAGILAYTPVIIPPVVSVLLWKIFYDPSSTGLFNDVLSRVGLGPVEWLQTTTTVIPAIVVQATWSSIGTATIIYLAALTSVRADLYEAAELDGARIFRRFWHITLPQLRPVMLLLLLLQLIGVFQIFTEPFVMTGGGPANASLTVLMLIFNYAFIDGDYGKAAALSLMLAVVLSALSAVYLAATRRWSQHS
- a CDS encoding carbohydrate ABC transporter permease; amino-acid sequence: MSLLTRANRVMPRRSLRHKGHEAERSIISPLDRRRPATRAGLGVMSTLLLSSLLLVAGGPLLWLAKSAFSTTQDIIADPFTWWPSGIQWTNLADAWSRANFDTYFLNTVWIAVGSWAFSLIVAVCGGYSLSVLRPSYGKYVNVGVLATLFIPGVISLVPLYITVLDLPLVHINLLNTYWAVWLPAAASAFNVLLVTRFFDGLPRDIFDAAKIDGAGAFGVFWLIVIPLSQPIIATVSLLSIMAAWKEFLWPFLVLPSRDLQPLSVGLYRAVEVFPLNLQIAGMFISVIVPLIVFMLFQRQFLKGVGQSGALKG